TATAACATTTCACATCAATCTGTAATAAGGGATTTAAGCCAGGAAATTCGACCCACTAACTAGCCAGTGTCAAAGCATTCCATGCGTTACTGAACCCAATCACTTGCAATTTACACAAGGTCACCAGGCCGCCACTTGGTCCAGTCGCCATTACACTTCAAGAATTCCAATGGTTCCATCTGTTCCACGAAGCCACCATACGGACGGCTTACATAGTAGCCTAATAGCTTCTGAACATCTTCCGGATAGTCCTTGATATCTTCAAAGCTGTAAGCCAGATACTGGTTCTCATCCTGGCGGCACCAGCCAGGCGTCATGAACCCCGCGAACAGGAGTCTGTATTCATCCGAGGTAGTGTTCTGACCTGCTCCGTGGTAGGTTGACCCAAGCCTGTTCCAACACCTATTAGCGAGTATTTCACAAACCACACATGAAAGATGAAGTAATCGTAAACTTACCACATCAAGGCATCacccttctccaactccgccgAGGCCGCCTCATCTAATCGAGGCTTTCGCTGGTCGTCCCACTTGTTGGAGCCTGGCACGACTCGCGTGGCGCCATTCGCTTTATGCGACCTCGTCGCTGCGAACATCATGCCCAGCTCGGTTTCATATTTGGCGGGATGTCGCGTGTGATGACACTGGTCATCTCGGTGCAGCCCTTGGGCCTGGGCTCCCGGTCCAATCCAGAAggccatggtgttggtgaCTTGAGGCCTGCTGACGGAggtttgcttttgtttgCCGTAGTAGGTGGTGGTCGTTTTCGAGAGCAGTAGATTGCTCACTTCTTGGAATAACGAATTGGCCAGAAGCTTGGTTGCAAAGGTGCGGCTTTTGCCCGCCAGACCTGAAACttgtttgctttctttcGGCATGGTAACGCCATCATGTCTTGCCTGGCCAAGGAGATGAGGTTGGATCTCCTCAACGGCCTTGTCGATGTCTTCGTGGTCGGCTATTTGCTCCAGTATCAGACCGCCGTCTCTCAGGAGAACTGTCAATACCTCTTGCGGCATTGATGTGCGAGGCAGGCGGGCTAGTCTAGGCTCGACGCTGGTGACGCCGTTGGCGCCGTTAGTAGTATGTCCGGTGTTGTTTGCAGCCATTTTCGATCACGAGTAAGAAAAAATTGTCGTCGAGTCCGATCGGCGAGCAACTGCACTTAGTCTGGTTTTTCATGGTTTTCAATACATGGACTTCTATTAAATAGGCAGTGCATCTTTTCCTGAAActgccgctgctggctgcccaGTTGAGTCAAAGTTACTTGTTGGTACGGCTATCGCTCCCTGAAACGGTCAACTTAGCCGCGGTCTCTGAGCATTGTGATTGCTATCTCAAATCATCTGAGTGGCCTTCTCCAACTGGTTGCAAGGTAGAACTCTACTAGTGGCCTCGTTAATCATAGATTAGACCGGAAACTCCTGTACGTAATGATCTACCATGTGCTCAACCTCCAAAATAGGGGATATCAATCGATATAATTGGATCGCTTAGTCTCTTAACACGTTCACATTTGAAATAGTGTCCGATGGGCCGTCCATGCGGCCTGTTTCTGACATAGTATTTCCAGATACAGTTATCTTATCCTGAGGTTAGGCGTGTATTCCGGTGATCAGTGTTGGATAGAGGAAACAAATTACAGAATCTCAAACGGACAGACTCATCGTCACTTTTGCCTATTTGGTGGCAAAGGTACCATTGCAGGCCATATATTTCGGGCTGTCCTTTTCCCGTGCCAACTTCGATATTGTTCTTGATTAGAATCAAACACAGTTGCACCTGTGACAACAAGTCAACAGTCAACATGGTTAACCCACCCCATCAGCGTAACAACCCCGAGGTGGTTGAACTGCCAGTTACAGCGCCTCTCGACGAGATAGTCGAAGTTATCCGTCGCGATGGAGGCGtcataataaagaatttCATCA
The nucleotide sequence above comes from Aspergillus puulaauensis MK2 DNA, chromosome 3, nearly complete sequence. Encoded proteins:
- a CDS encoding phytanoyl-CoA dioxygenase family protein (COG:Q;~EggNog:ENOG410PPAM;~InterPro:IPR008775;~PFAM:PF05721); this encodes MAANNTGHTTNGANGVTSVEPRLARLPRTSMPQEVLTVLLRDGGLILEQIADHEDIDKAVEEIQPHLLGQARHDGVTMPKESKQVSGLAGKSRTFATKLLANSLFQEVSNLLLSKTTTTYYGKQKQTSVSRPQVTNTMAFWIGPGAQAQGLHRDDQCHHTRHPAKYETELGMMFAATRSHKANGATRVVPGSNKWDDQRKPRLDEAASAELEKGDALMWLGSTYHGAGQNTTSDEYRLLFAGFMTPGWCRQDENQYLAYSFEDIKDYPEDVQKLLGYYVSRPYGGFVEQMEPLEFLKCNGDWTKWRPGDLV